A stretch of the Nerophis ophidion isolate RoL-2023_Sa linkage group LG27, RoL_Noph_v1.0, whole genome shotgun sequence genome encodes the following:
- the jagn1b gene encoding protein jagunal homolog 1-B codes for MASRAGPRAAGTDGSDFQHRERVASHYQMSVALKSEIRKLNIVHLLLWVLMAAQVTVSQLGLVSHKTIASPYQWEYPYLLSIIPTVFCFLALPRNNISYLVISMISAGLFSVAPLIYGSMEMFPFAQQLYRLGKAYRFIFGFSAVSVMYLVIVIAVQVHGWQIYYSKKLLDQWFTSTQEKKKK; via the exons ATGGCTTCCCGGGCAGGACCGCGGGCTGCGGGCACGGACGGCAGTGACTTCCAGCACAGGGAGCGTGTTGCCTCACACTACCAGATGAG CGTCGCCCTCAAGTCTGAAATCCGCAAACTCAACATCGTGCACCTGTTGCTGTGGGTGCTGATGGCAGCTCAG GTGACCGTAAGCCAGCTGGGTCTGGTGTCCCACAAGACGATCGCCTCTCCATACCAGTGGGAGTACCCGTACCTCCTCAGCATCATCCCTACGGTCTTCTGCTTCCTGGCTTTGCCTCGTAACAACATCAGCTACTTGGTCATCTCCATGATCAGCGCCGGGCTTTTCTCAGTGGCGCCGCTCATCTACGGGAGCATGGAGATGTTCCCTTTCGCCCAGCAGCTGTATCGGCTGGGGAAAGCCTACCGCTTCATCTTCGGCTTCTCGGCGGTGTCGGTCATGTATCTGGTGATCGTCATCGCCGTGCAAGTGCACGGCTGGCAGATCTACTACAGCAAGAAGCTGCTGGACCAGTGGTTCACGAGCAcgcaggagaagaagaagaaataa
- the LOC133544007 gene encoding collagen alpha-1(VIII) chain-like isoform X2 → MGSILFHHIHLFIVLLHQAQGGAFYRSKTVPQQHQPQYNDGPPQQPFVGNEMPLLGQTFPRGAKGPPPPGSKGQGVRVGSQGVQGPAGPPGPQGPPGLPGQGLQGMPGKAGPPGPQGYQGIGKPGMPGLPGKPGGPGFPGPRGDSGPSGGEGSIGIPGPPGLPGPPGLPGILKAGGQGLPGQPGPQGEPGQRGLPGFNGPPGPRGDKGLGIPGLPGLKGSIGLPGPPGHVGISGIGKPGINGLPGQPGISGKPGLRGEPGPDGPPGERGQPGLPGIPGLGKPGQDGFRGQPGIPGGKGEHGSPGLPGSPGVPGYGKPGFPGPKGHKGHSGIPGSPGPKGDKGHEGFPGINGPTGSSGTPGPPGPIGPAGSIGFPGQKGEYGDGGPIGKPGLKGDVGPTGLTGQSGLTGKAGQPGLRGLQGPTGPKGEPGNKGLFGSPGTAGLTGPRGESGQHGDEGQKGPQGIPGLTGPGGPIGPPGLPGQKGETGAPGLPGYPGAGIPGPAGEVGPKGNTGPGGTPGLPGQPGQPGPPGPPGSPAVYPDLGQTLPVSGPYNGQKQGYKKQNGVYMGSDALEMPAFTAKLTDPYPPVGSPVIFDKVLHNGNQDYNPQNGIFTCSVPGIYYFAYHVHCKGNNVWVALTKNNEPVMYTYDECGKGLLDQASGGSVLPLQQADTVHILLPSDQAAGLYASQYVHSTFSGYLLYPN, encoded by the exons ATGGGGTCTATACTCTTCCATCACATCCACCTATTCATCGTCTTGCTCCACCAGGCCCAGGGCGGTGCGTTCTACAGAAGCAAGACAGTTCCTCAGCAACACCAGCCGCAATACAATGATGGTCCACCTCAACAACCCTTTGTAGGGAATGAGATGCCATTACTGG GACAAACATTCCCCAGAGGAGCCAAAGGCCCACCTCCCCCTGGTTCTAAAGGACAAGGTGTCCGAGTTGGATCACAGGGAGTTCAGGGCCCAGCGGGACCACCGGGACCTCAAGGGCCACCAGGTCTGCCAGGCCAGGGATTGCAAGGCATGCCAGGAAAGGCGGGTCCTCCCGGTCCTCAGGGCTACCAAGGAATTGGAAAACCAGGAATGCCCGGATTGCCTGGAAAACCGGGAGGACCTGGATTTCCAGGACCGCGGGGTGATTCCGGACCAAGTGGGGGTGAAGGGTCGATCGGAATTCCTGGTCCTCCAGGACTTCCGGGTCCACCTGGCCTCCCTGGGATTTTAAAGGCAGGAGGCCAGGGCCTACCAGGACAACCAGGTCCTCAAGGTGAGCCAGGTCAAAGAGGCCTGCCGGGGTTTAATGGCCCACCAGGCCCCAGGGGAGACAAAGGACTCGGCATACCTGGTTTACCCGGATTGAAAGGATCTATAGGACTACCAGGTCCACCTGGACATGTTGGCATCTCTGGAATTGGAAAACCTGGCATAAATGGACTCCCCGGGCAGccaggaatttcaggaaaacctggTCTTCGTGGTGAACCAGGGCCTGACGGACCACCTGGTGAGAGAGGACAACCAGGTCTTCCTGGTATACCAGGACTTGGAAAACCAGGGCAGGATGGCTTTAGAGGGCAACCAGGGATTCCTGGTGGAAAAGGTGAACATGGTTCTCCAGGATTACCAGGAAGTCCAGGTGTACCTGGTTATGGCAAACCGGGATTTCCAGGACCCAAAGGTCACAAGGGACACAGCGGGATCCCTGGATCTCCTGGCCCAAAAGGAGATAAGGGCCATGAAGGTTTTCCAGGTATTAATGGTCCTACTGGTTCCAGTGGTACACCTGGCCCACCAGGCCCAATAGGGCCCGCAGGTAGCATTGGCTTTCCAGGGCAAAAGGGAGAATATGGTGATGGGGGACCAATAGGAAAACCGGGATTAAAAGGAGATGTAGGCCCTACAGGCCTTACGGGACAGTCAGGTTTGACAGGCAAGGCAGGACAACCAGGACTGAGAGGGCTTCAAGGACCAACTGGCCCCAAGGGGGAGCCTGGCAATAAGGGGTTATTTGGTTCCCCTGGTACTGCAGGATTAACTGGACCAAGAGGGGAGAGTGGTCAACATGGTGATGAAGGCCAAAAGGGACCACAGGGGATTCCAGGACTTACAGGACCAGGTGGACCGATTGGACCTCCTGGGCTTCCTGGTCAAAAAGGGGAAACAGGTGCTCCTGGGTTACCTGGCTACCCTGGGGCTGGAATACCTGGACCTGCTGGTGAGGTTGGTCCAAAAGGTAACACTGGCCCGGGTGGGACTCCCGGCCTTCCTGGACAACCAGGACAACCTGGACCCCCTGGTCCTCCAGGTAGCCCTGCTGTATATCCTGACCTTGGACAGACCCTGCCAGTTTCAGGTCCATATAACGGCCAGAAACAAGGGTACAAGAAGCAAAACGGCGTCTACATGGGCAGCGATGCTTTGGAAATGCCAGCTTTCACAGCAAAGCTCACAGATCCGTATCCTCCTGTCGGTTCCCCGGTTATTTTTGACAAAGTGCTACACAACGGCAATCAGGACTACAATCCTCAAAATGGCATTTTTACCTGTAGCGTACCAggaatctactactttgcttacCATGTCCACTGTAAAGGAAATAACGTGTGGGTGGCGCTGACGAAGAACAACGAGCCCGTCATGTACACGTATGACGAGTGCGGCAAGGGCTTGCTGGATCAGGCGTCAGGTGGCTCTGTGCTCCCGCTCCAGCAGGCCGACACGGTCCACATCCTGCTCCCCTCGGACCAGGCCGCAGGACTTTATGCCAGTCAGTATGTCCACTCCACCTTTTCTGGGTACTTATTGTACCCAAACTAA
- the LOC133544007 gene encoding collagen alpha-1(VIII) chain-like isoform X1 codes for MGSILFHHIHLFIVLLHQAQGGAFYRSKTVPQQHQPQYNDGPPQQPFVGNEMPLLGQYGQELPQLPFQLGKERLLTEGKGQTFPRGAKGPPPPGSKGQGVRVGSQGVQGPAGPPGPQGPPGLPGQGLQGMPGKAGPPGPQGYQGIGKPGMPGLPGKPGGPGFPGPRGDSGPSGGEGSIGIPGPPGLPGPPGLPGILKAGGQGLPGQPGPQGEPGQRGLPGFNGPPGPRGDKGLGIPGLPGLKGSIGLPGPPGHVGISGIGKPGINGLPGQPGISGKPGLRGEPGPDGPPGERGQPGLPGIPGLGKPGQDGFRGQPGIPGGKGEHGSPGLPGSPGVPGYGKPGFPGPKGHKGHSGIPGSPGPKGDKGHEGFPGINGPTGSSGTPGPPGPIGPAGSIGFPGQKGEYGDGGPIGKPGLKGDVGPTGLTGQSGLTGKAGQPGLRGLQGPTGPKGEPGNKGLFGSPGTAGLTGPRGESGQHGDEGQKGPQGIPGLTGPGGPIGPPGLPGQKGETGAPGLPGYPGAGIPGPAGEVGPKGNTGPGGTPGLPGQPGQPGPPGPPGSPAVYPDLGQTLPVSGPYNGQKQGYKKQNGVYMGSDALEMPAFTAKLTDPYPPVGSPVIFDKVLHNGNQDYNPQNGIFTCSVPGIYYFAYHVHCKGNNVWVALTKNNEPVMYTYDECGKGLLDQASGGSVLPLQQADTVHILLPSDQAAGLYASQYVHSTFSGYLLYPN; via the exons ATGGGGTCTATACTCTTCCATCACATCCACCTATTCATCGTCTTGCTCCACCAGGCCCAGGGCGGTGCGTTCTACAGAAGCAAGACAGTTCCTCAGCAACACCAGCCGCAATACAATGATGGTCCACCTCAACAACCCTTTGTAGGGAATGAGATGCCATTACTGGGTCAGTACGGACAGGAGCTCCCTCAGCTTCCGTTTCAGTTGGGGAAAGAACGACTGCTGACTGAAGGCAAAG GACAAACATTCCCCAGAGGAGCCAAAGGCCCACCTCCCCCTGGTTCTAAAGGACAAGGTGTCCGAGTTGGATCACAGGGAGTTCAGGGCCCAGCGGGACCACCGGGACCTCAAGGGCCACCAGGTCTGCCAGGCCAGGGATTGCAAGGCATGCCAGGAAAGGCGGGTCCTCCCGGTCCTCAGGGCTACCAAGGAATTGGAAAACCAGGAATGCCCGGATTGCCTGGAAAACCGGGAGGACCTGGATTTCCAGGACCGCGGGGTGATTCCGGACCAAGTGGGGGTGAAGGGTCGATCGGAATTCCTGGTCCTCCAGGACTTCCGGGTCCACCTGGCCTCCCTGGGATTTTAAAGGCAGGAGGCCAGGGCCTACCAGGACAACCAGGTCCTCAAGGTGAGCCAGGTCAAAGAGGCCTGCCGGGGTTTAATGGCCCACCAGGCCCCAGGGGAGACAAAGGACTCGGCATACCTGGTTTACCCGGATTGAAAGGATCTATAGGACTACCAGGTCCACCTGGACATGTTGGCATCTCTGGAATTGGAAAACCTGGCATAAATGGACTCCCCGGGCAGccaggaatttcaggaaaacctggTCTTCGTGGTGAACCAGGGCCTGACGGACCACCTGGTGAGAGAGGACAACCAGGTCTTCCTGGTATACCAGGACTTGGAAAACCAGGGCAGGATGGCTTTAGAGGGCAACCAGGGATTCCTGGTGGAAAAGGTGAACATGGTTCTCCAGGATTACCAGGAAGTCCAGGTGTACCTGGTTATGGCAAACCGGGATTTCCAGGACCCAAAGGTCACAAGGGACACAGCGGGATCCCTGGATCTCCTGGCCCAAAAGGAGATAAGGGCCATGAAGGTTTTCCAGGTATTAATGGTCCTACTGGTTCCAGTGGTACACCTGGCCCACCAGGCCCAATAGGGCCCGCAGGTAGCATTGGCTTTCCAGGGCAAAAGGGAGAATATGGTGATGGGGGACCAATAGGAAAACCGGGATTAAAAGGAGATGTAGGCCCTACAGGCCTTACGGGACAGTCAGGTTTGACAGGCAAGGCAGGACAACCAGGACTGAGAGGGCTTCAAGGACCAACTGGCCCCAAGGGGGAGCCTGGCAATAAGGGGTTATTTGGTTCCCCTGGTACTGCAGGATTAACTGGACCAAGAGGGGAGAGTGGTCAACATGGTGATGAAGGCCAAAAGGGACCACAGGGGATTCCAGGACTTACAGGACCAGGTGGACCGATTGGACCTCCTGGGCTTCCTGGTCAAAAAGGGGAAACAGGTGCTCCTGGGTTACCTGGCTACCCTGGGGCTGGAATACCTGGACCTGCTGGTGAGGTTGGTCCAAAAGGTAACACTGGCCCGGGTGGGACTCCCGGCCTTCCTGGACAACCAGGACAACCTGGACCCCCTGGTCCTCCAGGTAGCCCTGCTGTATATCCTGACCTTGGACAGACCCTGCCAGTTTCAGGTCCATATAACGGCCAGAAACAAGGGTACAAGAAGCAAAACGGCGTCTACATGGGCAGCGATGCTTTGGAAATGCCAGCTTTCACAGCAAAGCTCACAGATCCGTATCCTCCTGTCGGTTCCCCGGTTATTTTTGACAAAGTGCTACACAACGGCAATCAGGACTACAATCCTCAAAATGGCATTTTTACCTGTAGCGTACCAggaatctactactttgcttacCATGTCCACTGTAAAGGAAATAACGTGTGGGTGGCGCTGACGAAGAACAACGAGCCCGTCATGTACACGTATGACGAGTGCGGCAAGGGCTTGCTGGATCAGGCGTCAGGTGGCTCTGTGCTCCCGCTCCAGCAGGCCGACACGGTCCACATCCTGCTCCCCTCGGACCAGGCCGCAGGACTTTATGCCAGTCAGTATGTCCACTCCACCTTTTCTGGGTACTTATTGTACCCAAACTAA
- the LOC133544007 gene encoding collagen alpha-1(VIII) chain-like isoform X3: protein MPLLGQYGQELPQLPFQLGKERLLTEGKGQTFPRGAKGPPPPGSKGQGVRVGSQGVQGPAGPPGPQGPPGLPGQGLQGMPGKAGPPGPQGYQGIGKPGMPGLPGKPGGPGFPGPRGDSGPSGGEGSIGIPGPPGLPGPPGLPGILKAGGQGLPGQPGPQGEPGQRGLPGFNGPPGPRGDKGLGIPGLPGLKGSIGLPGPPGHVGISGIGKPGINGLPGQPGISGKPGLRGEPGPDGPPGERGQPGLPGIPGLGKPGQDGFRGQPGIPGGKGEHGSPGLPGSPGVPGYGKPGFPGPKGHKGHSGIPGSPGPKGDKGHEGFPGINGPTGSSGTPGPPGPIGPAGSIGFPGQKGEYGDGGPIGKPGLKGDVGPTGLTGQSGLTGKAGQPGLRGLQGPTGPKGEPGNKGLFGSPGTAGLTGPRGESGQHGDEGQKGPQGIPGLTGPGGPIGPPGLPGQKGETGAPGLPGYPGAGIPGPAGEVGPKGNTGPGGTPGLPGQPGQPGPPGPPGSPAVYPDLGQTLPVSGPYNGQKQGYKKQNGVYMGSDALEMPAFTAKLTDPYPPVGSPVIFDKVLHNGNQDYNPQNGIFTCSVPGIYYFAYHVHCKGNNVWVALTKNNEPVMYTYDECGKGLLDQASGGSVLPLQQADTVHILLPSDQAAGLYASQYVHSTFSGYLLYPN from the exons ATGCCATTACTGGGTCAGTACGGACAGGAGCTCCCTCAGCTTCCGTTTCAGTTGGGGAAAGAACGACTGCTGACTGAAGGCAAAG GACAAACATTCCCCAGAGGAGCCAAAGGCCCACCTCCCCCTGGTTCTAAAGGACAAGGTGTCCGAGTTGGATCACAGGGAGTTCAGGGCCCAGCGGGACCACCGGGACCTCAAGGGCCACCAGGTCTGCCAGGCCAGGGATTGCAAGGCATGCCAGGAAAGGCGGGTCCTCCCGGTCCTCAGGGCTACCAAGGAATTGGAAAACCAGGAATGCCCGGATTGCCTGGAAAACCGGGAGGACCTGGATTTCCAGGACCGCGGGGTGATTCCGGACCAAGTGGGGGTGAAGGGTCGATCGGAATTCCTGGTCCTCCAGGACTTCCGGGTCCACCTGGCCTCCCTGGGATTTTAAAGGCAGGAGGCCAGGGCCTACCAGGACAACCAGGTCCTCAAGGTGAGCCAGGTCAAAGAGGCCTGCCGGGGTTTAATGGCCCACCAGGCCCCAGGGGAGACAAAGGACTCGGCATACCTGGTTTACCCGGATTGAAAGGATCTATAGGACTACCAGGTCCACCTGGACATGTTGGCATCTCTGGAATTGGAAAACCTGGCATAAATGGACTCCCCGGGCAGccaggaatttcaggaaaacctggTCTTCGTGGTGAACCAGGGCCTGACGGACCACCTGGTGAGAGAGGACAACCAGGTCTTCCTGGTATACCAGGACTTGGAAAACCAGGGCAGGATGGCTTTAGAGGGCAACCAGGGATTCCTGGTGGAAAAGGTGAACATGGTTCTCCAGGATTACCAGGAAGTCCAGGTGTACCTGGTTATGGCAAACCGGGATTTCCAGGACCCAAAGGTCACAAGGGACACAGCGGGATCCCTGGATCTCCTGGCCCAAAAGGAGATAAGGGCCATGAAGGTTTTCCAGGTATTAATGGTCCTACTGGTTCCAGTGGTACACCTGGCCCACCAGGCCCAATAGGGCCCGCAGGTAGCATTGGCTTTCCAGGGCAAAAGGGAGAATATGGTGATGGGGGACCAATAGGAAAACCGGGATTAAAAGGAGATGTAGGCCCTACAGGCCTTACGGGACAGTCAGGTTTGACAGGCAAGGCAGGACAACCAGGACTGAGAGGGCTTCAAGGACCAACTGGCCCCAAGGGGGAGCCTGGCAATAAGGGGTTATTTGGTTCCCCTGGTACTGCAGGATTAACTGGACCAAGAGGGGAGAGTGGTCAACATGGTGATGAAGGCCAAAAGGGACCACAGGGGATTCCAGGACTTACAGGACCAGGTGGACCGATTGGACCTCCTGGGCTTCCTGGTCAAAAAGGGGAAACAGGTGCTCCTGGGTTACCTGGCTACCCTGGGGCTGGAATACCTGGACCTGCTGGTGAGGTTGGTCCAAAAGGTAACACTGGCCCGGGTGGGACTCCCGGCCTTCCTGGACAACCAGGACAACCTGGACCCCCTGGTCCTCCAGGTAGCCCTGCTGTATATCCTGACCTTGGACAGACCCTGCCAGTTTCAGGTCCATATAACGGCCAGAAACAAGGGTACAAGAAGCAAAACGGCGTCTACATGGGCAGCGATGCTTTGGAAATGCCAGCTTTCACAGCAAAGCTCACAGATCCGTATCCTCCTGTCGGTTCCCCGGTTATTTTTGACAAAGTGCTACACAACGGCAATCAGGACTACAATCCTCAAAATGGCATTTTTACCTGTAGCGTACCAggaatctactactttgcttacCATGTCCACTGTAAAGGAAATAACGTGTGGGTGGCGCTGACGAAGAACAACGAGCCCGTCATGTACACGTATGACGAGTGCGGCAAGGGCTTGCTGGATCAGGCGTCAGGTGGCTCTGTGCTCCCGCTCCAGCAGGCCGACACGGTCCACATCCTGCTCCCCTCGGACCAGGCCGCAGGACTTTATGCCAGTCAGTATGTCCACTCCACCTTTTCTGGGTACTTATTGTACCCAAACTAA
- the LOC133544007 gene encoding collagen alpha-1(VIII) chain-like isoform X4, with protein sequence MPLLGQTFPRGAKGPPPPGSKGQGVRVGSQGVQGPAGPPGPQGPPGLPGQGLQGMPGKAGPPGPQGYQGIGKPGMPGLPGKPGGPGFPGPRGDSGPSGGEGSIGIPGPPGLPGPPGLPGILKAGGQGLPGQPGPQGEPGQRGLPGFNGPPGPRGDKGLGIPGLPGLKGSIGLPGPPGHVGISGIGKPGINGLPGQPGISGKPGLRGEPGPDGPPGERGQPGLPGIPGLGKPGQDGFRGQPGIPGGKGEHGSPGLPGSPGVPGYGKPGFPGPKGHKGHSGIPGSPGPKGDKGHEGFPGINGPTGSSGTPGPPGPIGPAGSIGFPGQKGEYGDGGPIGKPGLKGDVGPTGLTGQSGLTGKAGQPGLRGLQGPTGPKGEPGNKGLFGSPGTAGLTGPRGESGQHGDEGQKGPQGIPGLTGPGGPIGPPGLPGQKGETGAPGLPGYPGAGIPGPAGEVGPKGNTGPGGTPGLPGQPGQPGPPGPPGSPAVYPDLGQTLPVSGPYNGQKQGYKKQNGVYMGSDALEMPAFTAKLTDPYPPVGSPVIFDKVLHNGNQDYNPQNGIFTCSVPGIYYFAYHVHCKGNNVWVALTKNNEPVMYTYDECGKGLLDQASGGSVLPLQQADTVHILLPSDQAAGLYASQYVHSTFSGYLLYPN encoded by the exons ATGCCATTACTGG GACAAACATTCCCCAGAGGAGCCAAAGGCCCACCTCCCCCTGGTTCTAAAGGACAAGGTGTCCGAGTTGGATCACAGGGAGTTCAGGGCCCAGCGGGACCACCGGGACCTCAAGGGCCACCAGGTCTGCCAGGCCAGGGATTGCAAGGCATGCCAGGAAAGGCGGGTCCTCCCGGTCCTCAGGGCTACCAAGGAATTGGAAAACCAGGAATGCCCGGATTGCCTGGAAAACCGGGAGGACCTGGATTTCCAGGACCGCGGGGTGATTCCGGACCAAGTGGGGGTGAAGGGTCGATCGGAATTCCTGGTCCTCCAGGACTTCCGGGTCCACCTGGCCTCCCTGGGATTTTAAAGGCAGGAGGCCAGGGCCTACCAGGACAACCAGGTCCTCAAGGTGAGCCAGGTCAAAGAGGCCTGCCGGGGTTTAATGGCCCACCAGGCCCCAGGGGAGACAAAGGACTCGGCATACCTGGTTTACCCGGATTGAAAGGATCTATAGGACTACCAGGTCCACCTGGACATGTTGGCATCTCTGGAATTGGAAAACCTGGCATAAATGGACTCCCCGGGCAGccaggaatttcaggaaaacctggTCTTCGTGGTGAACCAGGGCCTGACGGACCACCTGGTGAGAGAGGACAACCAGGTCTTCCTGGTATACCAGGACTTGGAAAACCAGGGCAGGATGGCTTTAGAGGGCAACCAGGGATTCCTGGTGGAAAAGGTGAACATGGTTCTCCAGGATTACCAGGAAGTCCAGGTGTACCTGGTTATGGCAAACCGGGATTTCCAGGACCCAAAGGTCACAAGGGACACAGCGGGATCCCTGGATCTCCTGGCCCAAAAGGAGATAAGGGCCATGAAGGTTTTCCAGGTATTAATGGTCCTACTGGTTCCAGTGGTACACCTGGCCCACCAGGCCCAATAGGGCCCGCAGGTAGCATTGGCTTTCCAGGGCAAAAGGGAGAATATGGTGATGGGGGACCAATAGGAAAACCGGGATTAAAAGGAGATGTAGGCCCTACAGGCCTTACGGGACAGTCAGGTTTGACAGGCAAGGCAGGACAACCAGGACTGAGAGGGCTTCAAGGACCAACTGGCCCCAAGGGGGAGCCTGGCAATAAGGGGTTATTTGGTTCCCCTGGTACTGCAGGATTAACTGGACCAAGAGGGGAGAGTGGTCAACATGGTGATGAAGGCCAAAAGGGACCACAGGGGATTCCAGGACTTACAGGACCAGGTGGACCGATTGGACCTCCTGGGCTTCCTGGTCAAAAAGGGGAAACAGGTGCTCCTGGGTTACCTGGCTACCCTGGGGCTGGAATACCTGGACCTGCTGGTGAGGTTGGTCCAAAAGGTAACACTGGCCCGGGTGGGACTCCCGGCCTTCCTGGACAACCAGGACAACCTGGACCCCCTGGTCCTCCAGGTAGCCCTGCTGTATATCCTGACCTTGGACAGACCCTGCCAGTTTCAGGTCCATATAACGGCCAGAAACAAGGGTACAAGAAGCAAAACGGCGTCTACATGGGCAGCGATGCTTTGGAAATGCCAGCTTTCACAGCAAAGCTCACAGATCCGTATCCTCCTGTCGGTTCCCCGGTTATTTTTGACAAAGTGCTACACAACGGCAATCAGGACTACAATCCTCAAAATGGCATTTTTACCTGTAGCGTACCAggaatctactactttgcttacCATGTCCACTGTAAAGGAAATAACGTGTGGGTGGCGCTGACGAAGAACAACGAGCCCGTCATGTACACGTATGACGAGTGCGGCAAGGGCTTGCTGGATCAGGCGTCAGGTGGCTCTGTGCTCCCGCTCCAGCAGGCCGACACGGTCCACATCCTGCTCCCCTCGGACCAGGCCGCAGGACTTTATGCCAGTCAGTATGTCCACTCCACCTTTTCTGGGTACTTATTGTACCCAAACTAA